From a region of the Candidatus Jettenia caeni genome:
- a CDS encoding putative ferredoxin: MSIFIDENICNGCKGLPEARCERICPGDLCYRKENMKAAIRDQSACWTCACCVKECPVQAIELKLPFQVCSSGASLKARLKRDKTIWTIRDADGHQEEFIIQAKCLKGDT; encoded by the coding sequence ATGAGTATCTTTATCGATGAAAATATTTGTAATGGATGTAAAGGATTGCCTGAGGCGCGATGCGAACGCATTTGCCCGGGAGATCTATGCTACCGTAAGGAAAATATGAAAGCGGCAATTCGTGATCAGTCGGCTTGCTGGACATGCGCCTGTTGTGTGAAGGAGTGTCCTGTTCAGGCAATTGAGCTAAAATTGCCTTTCCAGGTCTGTAGTAGCGGCGCTTCCCTGAAAGCACGGTTGAAGCGTGATAAAACGATTTGGACGATCCGTGATGCCGATGGGCATCAAGAGGAATTTATTATTCAGGCAAAGTGTTTGAAAGGAGATACATAA
- a CDS encoding putative adenylylsulfate reductase, with amino-acid sequence MGIIPVDTDILIIGGGAAGCFAAVEIYKRSPNCRVVIMEKAHIERSGCLAMGLNAINAYLNPGQTPESYVSFVERQFEGVIRKDLVYSIAQGLNEVVKDVEEMGLPIEKNEDGTYRRKGKRSIRIFGERLKPILAEAVKKTPAQVLNRVVATNFIYNGKRVCGAFGYGVRDSMLYVIRANAVIVATGGASGIYRPNNTGEARNLMWYCPWNAGTGYAMGIRIGAEMTSFENRFIALRVKDVHAPTGTIAVGAGSRQINARGEDYLELYYKHLGGNKCLTQHRLLATVEETKAGRGPCFLDTTTLSEAEERRLKEDFLSMNPQIILLWASEGMNPKKRPVEVQGTEPFIVGGHCQSGYWIDKERRTTIPGLYAVGEVAGGAPKKYVSGSWVEARIAAATALDDIQGRNLEDVDDEIIQKEKARVLAPLMKKSGISPQQVRERLQKIMDEFAGGVSMSYALHEERLIEARRLLKPLKEHRKDIVAVNNYHLIEALECIDRIDVARVLVEHLIYRKETRWACYQTRLDYPGKDDNRWLVFVNSVYNPDTDEIKMIERPLCS; translated from the coding sequence ATGGGCATTATACCTGTAGATACAGATATACTTATTATTGGTGGAGGGGCAGCAGGCTGTTTTGCTGCCGTGGAGATATATAAACGATCTCCAAATTGCCGGGTGGTAATTATGGAAAAGGCGCATATTGAGCGCAGCGGTTGCCTGGCTATGGGATTGAATGCTATTAATGCGTATTTAAACCCCGGTCAAACACCAGAATCATATGTCTCATTTGTAGAACGACAGTTTGAGGGAGTTATAAGAAAGGATCTTGTGTATAGTATTGCACAAGGATTAAATGAGGTCGTTAAGGATGTAGAAGAGATGGGCCTTCCTATTGAGAAGAATGAAGATGGTACGTACCGGAGAAAAGGAAAGCGCAGTATCCGTATTTTTGGCGAGCGGTTAAAACCCATCCTTGCAGAGGCCGTTAAAAAGACCCCTGCTCAGGTGCTCAATCGTGTTGTTGCAACAAATTTCATATATAACGGCAAACGTGTTTGCGGGGCATTTGGATACGGGGTGAGGGATAGTATGCTTTATGTAATTCGGGCAAATGCCGTTATTGTAGCTACCGGAGGGGCGTCTGGTATATACCGGCCCAATAATACCGGCGAAGCACGCAACCTGATGTGGTACTGTCCCTGGAATGCAGGAACGGGATATGCCATGGGGATACGTATCGGGGCAGAAATGACCAGCTTTGAGAATCGGTTTATTGCCTTACGGGTAAAAGACGTACATGCGCCAACAGGTACGATTGCCGTCGGAGCGGGTTCGCGGCAAATCAATGCGCGCGGAGAGGATTATCTGGAGCTCTATTACAAGCATTTGGGCGGGAATAAATGTCTCACCCAGCACAGGCTCCTTGCTACGGTGGAAGAAACAAAAGCGGGTCGGGGACCGTGCTTTTTAGATACGACAACTTTAAGTGAAGCAGAGGAGAGGAGATTAAAAGAGGATTTTTTAAGTATGAATCCTCAAATTATTCTTTTATGGGCAAGCGAAGGTATGAATCCAAAAAAAAGACCTGTAGAAGTACAGGGGACAGAGCCCTTTATTGTTGGTGGTCACTGCCAATCGGGATATTGGATAGATAAAGAAAGAAGGACAACCATACCAGGCCTTTATGCAGTCGGAGAGGTAGCAGGCGGGGCGCCAAAGAAATACGTAAGTGGAAGTTGGGTTGAAGCACGTATTGCCGCAGCAACTGCTTTAGATGATATACAGGGAAGAAATCTGGAAGATGTAGACGATGAAATAATCCAAAAAGAGAAAGCCAGAGTCCTTGCCCCTCTCATGAAAAAGTCTGGTATATCACCGCAGCAGGTAAGGGAACGCCTTCAAAAGATTATGGATGAGTTTGCAGGTGGTGTCTCTATGAGTTACGCGCTCCATGAAGAGCGGTTGATCGAGGCAAGGCGATTACTAAAACCTTTAAAAGAACACAGAAAAGATATCGTAGCAGTAAATAATTATCATCTGATTGAGGCTTTGGAATGTATTGATAGGATTGATGTCGCAAGGGTATTGGTAGAGCATCTGATCTACCGCAAGGAGACGCGATGGGCATGCTATCAGACACGGTTAGATTATCCCGGAAAAGACGATAACCGATGGCTTGTTTTTGTTAATTCAGTATATAATCCGGATACAGATGAGATAAAAATGATAGAAAGGCCGTTGTGCTCATGA
- a CDS encoding peptidase: protein MRLKFSSKYLLATLLFLFSITCFFFTFSKTFGLEPYFEKQKEKEDSNYKFRLSGIVMSYINRLYVDPERIKSLEMLKEALAWEEKVIPEVLTNFEENTVTETITVDDISKTYDLSKIRRSKDMVEILRDALSFINKYRQTDGNLTASDIEYTAINGMLTQLDPHSVILPPKEFNEFKIGTTGKFGGLGMVVGLREGQLTVISPIEGTPAARSGIKAGDKIIEIDGESTINMNLTESVGKLRGDPETEVTLSVLTEKAAQPKLYTLEREIIAIPTVESAPVDNEIGYIKIRNFQDDTSQSLSEHLKRLKTSHNNKMKGLIIDLRNNSGGLLDQAIEVADKFLDSGAIVVTVGPSGHPREAQDARKTETDEAFYPIVVLVDAGSASGAEIVAGALKENNRAVIVGDRSFGKGSVQQLIELMDGSALKLTIAKYLTPLLTDIQSVGITPDIQLIPATVSKDNVNLFRGLTVLREEDLKQHLEEHPKGETSYATLKYFLETTEKKKIHEIEPEEPEELDDPYKLPDFNKDFHVLFARKLLARASEWERETFLKNSLPIVEETARLEEEKIAQALQKLDIDWSKGTSSGVAKSNVTFSTAPSNGQVKAGDKITLTVNVTNTGEAPLYQLHGISSSKNGLFDKLEFIFGKIDKGITKSYTTTIDVPKNSLDRKDEIVIKFEELNQHNPQDIKLNIVTEALPRPLFAYSYQILDHEKDASVNNGDGLIQTGEDIDLFVWVKNIGEGPSEKNVVTLRDLSNKEVLIKNGRVEIGALNPGEKKEVKLSLFVKETIPSGNFSVDLIISDMIFGTFLSNKLNLPIIGSKSKITPVTTNLKIKKNHTPLYGGMSFDSPVLSVIKEGTVLVSDAKNNEWLRIKLPDGRYGWLSVKDAAELNGKENKPGNLDPFIQRTPPIITLNKSLSNLLFGNDQLPISVAIEDDIQVKHAYILVNNDKVFFKSNRNATPKEQIRLEIAKDVPLKEGPNVITIVARDNQDLITTKSFVATRSITVAKGL, encoded by the coding sequence ATGAGATTAAAATTTTCATCTAAATATTTACTGGCAACACTCCTCTTCTTATTCTCAATAACGTGTTTTTTCTTCACCTTTAGTAAAACATTTGGTTTAGAACCCTATTTTGAAAAACAGAAAGAGAAAGAAGATTCAAACTACAAGTTCCGCCTTTCAGGGATTGTTATGTCCTATATTAACAGGCTCTATGTAGATCCCGAACGCATCAAGTCTTTAGAAATGCTAAAAGAGGCCCTCGCATGGGAAGAGAAAGTAATTCCTGAAGTCTTAACCAATTTTGAAGAAAACACTGTCACCGAAACGATTACGGTAGATGATATCTCAAAAACATATGATTTGTCCAAAATTCGTCGCTCTAAGGATATGGTAGAAATCCTGCGGGATGCCCTGAGTTTTATCAACAAATACCGTCAAACCGATGGGAACCTAACCGCCAGCGATATTGAGTACACAGCGATCAATGGGATGCTTACCCAATTAGATCCGCACTCTGTTATCCTTCCGCCGAAAGAATTTAATGAGTTTAAAATTGGCACTACGGGAAAATTTGGCGGACTCGGAATGGTGGTTGGCTTACGGGAAGGCCAACTAACCGTTATATCTCCCATCGAAGGTACTCCCGCCGCAAGGTCGGGTATTAAGGCTGGCGACAAGATTATTGAAATTGACGGAGAATCCACCATTAACATGAACCTTACGGAGTCTGTCGGAAAATTACGGGGAGATCCCGAAACTGAGGTAACACTTTCCGTTTTAACTGAAAAGGCAGCGCAACCAAAGCTGTATACACTAGAGCGTGAAATCATCGCTATTCCTACCGTTGAGTCTGCGCCTGTAGATAATGAAATCGGTTATATAAAAATAAGAAATTTTCAGGATGATACCTCCCAATCTCTCAGTGAGCATCTGAAACGCTTAAAAACATCGCATAACAACAAGATGAAGGGATTAATCATCGATTTGCGGAACAATTCAGGCGGACTTTTAGATCAGGCAATAGAGGTGGCGGATAAATTTCTCGACAGTGGCGCTATCGTCGTAACGGTTGGTCCCAGCGGTCATCCACGAGAGGCGCAAGATGCAAGAAAAACCGAGACAGATGAGGCCTTCTATCCTATTGTAGTGCTTGTCGACGCAGGAAGCGCTTCCGGCGCAGAGATCGTTGCAGGAGCGCTCAAGGAGAATAATCGTGCTGTGATTGTAGGAGATAGAAGCTTTGGCAAAGGCTCCGTTCAGCAACTTATTGAGCTTATGGATGGTTCGGCATTAAAATTGACCATTGCCAAATACCTTACTCCTTTACTCACCGATATTCAATCCGTTGGTATTACACCGGATATCCAACTTATTCCGGCAACTGTTTCAAAAGATAATGTTAATTTATTCCGGGGCCTTACCGTCCTTCGCGAAGAAGATCTTAAACAACATCTTGAAGAACACCCCAAAGGTGAAACCTCGTATGCTACACTCAAATATTTCCTGGAAACTACTGAGAAGAAGAAAATCCACGAGATAGAACCAGAAGAGCCAGAAGAGCTTGATGATCCTTATAAACTCCCTGATTTTAATAAAGACTTTCATGTTCTCTTTGCCAGGAAATTACTCGCGAGAGCCTCTGAATGGGAACGGGAAACGTTCTTAAAAAACTCTCTGCCTATTGTGGAAGAAACAGCCAGACTGGAAGAAGAGAAAATAGCACAGGCGCTTCAAAAGTTAGATATTGACTGGTCAAAAGGCACAAGTTCAGGAGTAGCTAAATCGAACGTTACTTTTTCTACCGCACCATCAAATGGACAGGTTAAAGCCGGTGATAAGATAACTCTCACCGTAAATGTGACCAATACCGGTGAGGCGCCACTCTATCAACTGCATGGTATTTCATCGAGTAAGAACGGGCTTTTCGATAAGCTTGAGTTTATTTTTGGGAAAATAGATAAAGGAATAACGAAATCGTATACAACAACAATAGATGTTCCCAAAAATTCGCTGGACCGGAAAGATGAGATCGTTATTAAGTTTGAAGAATTAAACCAACACAACCCTCAGGATATTAAGTTAAATATTGTTACGGAAGCATTGCCCAGACCTCTGTTTGCCTATTCCTATCAGATCCTGGATCATGAAAAGGATGCATCTGTAAATAATGGAGACGGGTTAATTCAGACAGGGGAGGATATTGATTTGTTCGTGTGGGTAAAAAATATAGGGGAAGGCCCGTCTGAGAAAAATGTGGTTACTTTAAGAGATTTAAGCAACAAAGAAGTCTTAATAAAAAATGGACGAGTGGAAATCGGGGCATTAAACCCGGGAGAAAAAAAAGAGGTAAAATTATCGCTCTTTGTTAAAGAGACAATACCTTCGGGTAATTTCAGTGTGGATTTAATTATTTCTGATATGATTTTTGGAACGTTTCTATCCAATAAGCTTAATCTTCCTATTATTGGAAGCAAATCGAAGATAACACCGGTTACTACGAACCTGAAAATAAAGAAAAATCATACGCCTTTGTATGGAGGCATGTCGTTTGATTCTCCGGTCTTATCTGTAATAAAAGAGGGTACCGTTCTGGTATCTGATGCGAAAAATAATGAATGGCTCCGTATAAAATTACCCGACGGCCGATACGGATGGCTCTCGGTAAAAGATGCCGCCGAATTAAATGGCAAAGAAAATAAACCAGGTAATTTAGATCCCTTCATACAGCGGACGCCCCCAATAATCACCTTAAATAAATCCTTATCAAATTTATTATTCGGGAACGATCAATTGCCAATATCCGTGGCCATAGAAGATGATATACAGGTGAAGCATGCCTACATCTTAGTCAATAATGATAAGGTCTTTTTCAAATCTAATAGAAATGCCACCCCAAAAGAACAAATCCGGCTTGAGATTGCTAAGGATGTCCCGCTAAAGGAAGGTCCTAATGTAATAACAATAGTTGCACGTGATAATCAAGACCTGATTACCACCAAATCTTTTGTCGCAACAAGAAGTATAACCGTTGCAAAAGGGTTATAG
- a CDS encoding sulfate adenylyltransferase — protein sequence MVKNIAPHGGKLINRIVSMEEREILLDKAMHYDMKKIQLSSREMSDLDMIAVGAMSPLQGFMGKADYDNVVDNMRLSNGLPWSIPITLSATKDEVEGLKPGKDIALVDQANEVIAVLHLEEIFHHDKPKESLEVYGVDDRKHPGVDCVYKMGDYLLGGKVSVVTRAKPGDFSAYRLDPAETRALFVKRGWKRVVGFQTRNPVHRAHEYIQKCALEVVDAILLHPLVGETKSDDVPADVRIKSYEVLLEKYYPKDRAMLAVFPAAMRYAGPREAIFHALVRKNYGCTHFIVGRDHAGVGNYYGTFDAHYIFDEFDIHEIGITPLFFDHTFYCKSCNGMASYKTCPHDSANHVILSGTEVRRMLSSGEAPPPTFTRAEVAKVLSEYYQKLK from the coding sequence ATGGTTAAGAACATTGCTCCGCATGGGGGGAAACTCATTAATAGGATTGTATCCATGGAGGAGCGTGAGATACTGTTGGATAAGGCTATGCATTATGATATGAAAAAAATCCAGCTTAGCTCTCGTGAGATGTCAGATCTTGATATGATTGCCGTTGGAGCAATGAGCCCCCTGCAAGGATTTATGGGCAAAGCGGATTATGATAACGTGGTAGATAATATGCGTTTATCGAATGGTCTGCCGTGGTCAATTCCGATTACTCTCTCAGCAACGAAGGATGAGGTTGAAGGCCTTAAGCCAGGCAAGGATATTGCCCTTGTTGACCAGGCCAATGAGGTTATTGCCGTTCTCCATCTGGAAGAAATTTTTCATCATGATAAGCCAAAAGAATCTTTAGAGGTCTACGGTGTGGATGACAGAAAGCACCCCGGTGTAGATTGCGTGTACAAAATGGGTGATTATCTTTTGGGCGGCAAGGTTAGTGTCGTTACCAGGGCAAAGCCTGGTGATTTTTCAGCTTACAGGTTAGATCCGGCAGAGACAAGAGCCCTTTTTGTAAAAAGAGGCTGGAAACGGGTTGTTGGATTCCAGACACGGAATCCGGTGCATCGCGCCCATGAATATATCCAAAAATGCGCCCTCGAAGTTGTAGACGCTATTCTTTTGCATCCTTTGGTAGGGGAAACAAAAAGCGATGATGTTCCTGCGGATGTAAGGATTAAGAGTTACGAGGTTCTTTTAGAAAAATATTATCCCAAAGACAGGGCAATGTTAGCCGTTTTTCCTGCTGCAATGCGGTATGCAGGACCGCGGGAAGCAATCTTCCATGCGCTCGTAAGGAAAAATTACGGTTGTACACATTTTATTGTAGGTAGGGATCACGCTGGTGTGGGTAATTATTATGGGACGTTTGATGCCCATTATATCTTTGATGAATTTGATATTCATGAGATAGGAATTACACCATTATTTTTTGACCACACGTTTTACTGTAAGTCTTGTAATGGTATGGCTTCTTACAAAACATGCCCTCACGATTCAGCCAATCACGTTATTTTAAGCGGAACAGAAGTTCGCAGGATGTTAAGCTCCGGAGAGGCTCCTCCTCCCACCTTTACCAGAGCAGAGGTAGCAAAAGTATTGAGCGAATATTATCAAAAGTTAAAATAG